The following proteins come from a genomic window of Anguilla rostrata isolate EN2019 chromosome 17, ASM1855537v3, whole genome shotgun sequence:
- the LOC135242866 gene encoding luc7-like protein 3 isoform X2: MLSAAQLLDELMGRDRNLAPDEKRCDVRWDHETVCKYYLCGFCPAELFTNTRSDLGPCEKIHDENLKKMYEKSSRFMKDGYEREFLRYLQSLLAEVERRIRRGHARLALSETQQAAGGLGPSAKNEEKAQVLTEKIEDLVQQIEELGSEGRVEEAQGMMKLVEQLKDDRELLSSTPSVSSSSSPPLLGSTPSEKQMEVCEVCGAFLIVGDAQSRVDDHLMGKQHMGYAKIKSTVEELKEKLQRRPAETEREEKGRKEKEDREREREERERKRKEEEEKKEKEREKERERERAREKEKERDRERERERDRERGRDRERERERHGRRSHSRSRHSSRPSDRRRSRSRERKWARSKERERERKRSRSRDRERRRSRDRSERKQRSRSRERRPSRGSDGRSHKHRSRSRERDRERDRKSVERDRKSTERDRKSGDRDRKEADEKKSGKTPKEESGGEGRAAGAADSEPMEVGPCGAPGSPGSPGAELNGAAEDMHSEGDTQSN; encoded by the exons ATGTTGTCCGCCGCCCAGTTACTCGATGAATTAATGGGCAGGGACAGAAACTTAGCTCCCGATGAGAAACGATGTGACGTCCGCTGGGACCACGAGACG GTTTGCAAATACTACCTTTGTGGATTTTGTCCCGCAGAACTATTTACAAATACACGATCTGACTTGG GTCCATGTGAAAAAATCCACGATGAGAATCTGAAGAAAAT GTATGAGAAGAGCTCTCGCTTCATGAAGGACGGCTATGAGAGGGAATTCCTGCGCTACCTGCAGTCGCTCCTGGCCGAGGTGGAGAGGCGGATCCGCAGGGGCCACGCCCGCCTGGCGCTGTCGGAGACGCAGCAGGCGGCTGGG GGTTTGGGGCCGTCGGCTAAGAATGAAGAAAAAGCCCAAGTCTTGACTGAAAAGATCGAGGATCTTGTGCAACAG ATTGAGGAGCTAGGCTCAGAGGGTCGGGTGGAGGAGGCCCAGGGCATGATGAAGctggtggagcagctgaaggaCGACAGGGAGCTGCTCAGCTCCACCCCCTCTGTGAGtagctcctcctccccaccactGCTCGGCTCCACCCCCTCT GAGAAGCAGATGGAGGTGTGCGAGGTGTGCGGGGCCTTCCTGATCGTGGGCGACGCCCAGTCCCGCGTGGACGACCACCTGATGGGCAAGCAGCACATGGGCTACGCCAAAATCAAGTCCACGGTCGAGGAGCTGAAA gagaAACTGCAGCGGCGGCCAGCCGAAACGGAGcgagaggagaaggggaggaaggagaaggaggaccGCGAGCgcgagagggaggagagggagaggaagcgcaaagaggaggaagagaagaaggagaaggagagagagaaggagcgggagagagagcgggcgcgGGAGAAGGAAAAAGAGCGGGATCgcgagcgggagagggagcgggaccGGGAGCGGGGACGCGACCGCGAACGGGAGCGCGAGCGGCACGGGCGGCGCAGCCACTCGCGGAGCCGCCACTCCAGCCGGCCGTCGGACCGCCGGCGGTCCCGCTCCCGAGAGCGCAAGTGGGCCCGGAGCaaagagcgggagagggagaggaaacgCAGCAG gagcagggacagggagaggaggcgcAGCCGCGACCGCTCGGAGAGGAAGCAGCGCTCCCGCAGCCGAGAGCGACGCCCGTCCCGCGGCTCGGACGGCCGCAGCCACAAGCACCGGAGCCGCAGCCGGGAACGGGACCGCGAGCGCGACAGGAAGTCCGTGGAGCGCGACAGGAAGTCCACGGAGCGCGACAGGAAGTCCGGGGACAGAG ACCGCAAAGAAGCGGACGAAAAGAAGAGCGGTAAGACGCCGAAAGAGGAGTCCGGCGGGGAGGGAAGGGCCGCCGGCGCGGCCGACTCGGAGCCGATGGAGGTGGGGCCCTGCGGGGCCCCCGGGTCCCCCGGGTCCCCCGGGGCCGAGCTGAACGGAGCGGCTGAAGACATGCATTCTGAAGGTGACACTCAGTCCAATTAA
- the LOC135242866 gene encoding luc7-like protein 3 isoform X4 — protein MLSAAQLLDELMGRDRNLAPDEKRCDVRWDHETVCKYYLCGFCPAELFTNTRSDLGPCEKIHDENLKKMYEKSSRFMKDGYEREFLRYLQSLLAEVERRIRRGHARLALSETQQAAGGLGPSAKNEEKAQVLTEKIEDLVQQIEELGSEGRVEEAQGMMKLVEQLKDDRELLSSTPSEKQMEVCEVCGAFLIVGDAQSRVDDHLMGKQHMGYAKIKSTVEELKEKLQRRPAETEREEKGRKEKEDREREREERERKRKEEEEKKEKEREKERERERAREKEKERDRERERERDRERGRDRERERERHGRRSHSRSRHSSRPSDRRRSRSRERKWARSKERERERKRSRSRDRERRRSRDRSERKQRSRSRERRPSRGSDGRSHKHRSRSRERDRERDRKSVERDRKSTERDRKSGDRDRKEADEKKSGKTPKEESGGEGRAAGAADSEPMEVGPCGAPGSPGSPGAELNGAAEDMHSEGDTQSN, from the exons ATGTTGTCCGCCGCCCAGTTACTCGATGAATTAATGGGCAGGGACAGAAACTTAGCTCCCGATGAGAAACGATGTGACGTCCGCTGGGACCACGAGACG GTTTGCAAATACTACCTTTGTGGATTTTGTCCCGCAGAACTATTTACAAATACACGATCTGACTTGG GTCCATGTGAAAAAATCCACGATGAGAATCTGAAGAAAAT GTATGAGAAGAGCTCTCGCTTCATGAAGGACGGCTATGAGAGGGAATTCCTGCGCTACCTGCAGTCGCTCCTGGCCGAGGTGGAGAGGCGGATCCGCAGGGGCCACGCCCGCCTGGCGCTGTCGGAGACGCAGCAGGCGGCTGGG GGTTTGGGGCCGTCGGCTAAGAATGAAGAAAAAGCCCAAGTCTTGACTGAAAAGATCGAGGATCTTGTGCAACAG ATTGAGGAGCTAGGCTCAGAGGGTCGGGTGGAGGAGGCCCAGGGCATGATGAAGctggtggagcagctgaaggaCGACAGGGAGCTGCTCAGCTCCACCCCCTCT GAGAAGCAGATGGAGGTGTGCGAGGTGTGCGGGGCCTTCCTGATCGTGGGCGACGCCCAGTCCCGCGTGGACGACCACCTGATGGGCAAGCAGCACATGGGCTACGCCAAAATCAAGTCCACGGTCGAGGAGCTGAAA gagaAACTGCAGCGGCGGCCAGCCGAAACGGAGcgagaggagaaggggaggaaggagaaggaggaccGCGAGCgcgagagggaggagagggagaggaagcgcaaagaggaggaagagaagaaggagaaggagagagagaaggagcgggagagagagcgggcgcgGGAGAAGGAAAAAGAGCGGGATCgcgagcgggagagggagcgggaccGGGAGCGGGGACGCGACCGCGAACGGGAGCGCGAGCGGCACGGGCGGCGCAGCCACTCGCGGAGCCGCCACTCCAGCCGGCCGTCGGACCGCCGGCGGTCCCGCTCCCGAGAGCGCAAGTGGGCCCGGAGCaaagagcgggagagggagaggaaacgCAGCAG gagcagggacagggagaggaggcgcAGCCGCGACCGCTCGGAGAGGAAGCAGCGCTCCCGCAGCCGAGAGCGACGCCCGTCCCGCGGCTCGGACGGCCGCAGCCACAAGCACCGGAGCCGCAGCCGGGAACGGGACCGCGAGCGCGACAGGAAGTCCGTGGAGCGCGACAGGAAGTCCACGGAGCGCGACAGGAAGTCCGGGGACAGAG ACCGCAAAGAAGCGGACGAAAAGAAGAGCGGTAAGACGCCGAAAGAGGAGTCCGGCGGGGAGGGAAGGGCCGCCGGCGCGGCCGACTCGGAGCCGATGGAGGTGGGGCCCTGCGGGGCCCCCGGGTCCCCCGGGTCCCCCGGGGCCGAGCTGAACGGAGCGGCTGAAGACATGCATTCTGAAGGTGACACTCAGTCCAATTAA
- the LOC135242866 gene encoding luc7-like protein 3 isoform X1 — protein MLSAAQLLDELMGRDRNLAPDEKRCDVRWDHETVCKYYLCGFCPAELFTNTRSDLGPCEKIHDENLKKMYEKSSRFMKDGYEREFLRYLQSLLAEVERRIRRGHARLALSETQQAAGGLGPSAKNEEKAQVLTEKIEDLVQQIEELGSEGRVEEAQGMMKLVEQLKDDRELLSSTPSVSSSSSPPLLGSTPSAIESFASQEKQMEVCEVCGAFLIVGDAQSRVDDHLMGKQHMGYAKIKSTVEELKEKLQRRPAETEREEKGRKEKEDREREREERERKRKEEEEKKEKEREKERERERAREKEKERDRERERERDRERGRDRERERERHGRRSHSRSRHSSRPSDRRRSRSRERKWARSKERERERKRSRSRDRERRRSRDRSERKQRSRSRERRPSRGSDGRSHKHRSRSRERDRERDRKSVERDRKSTERDRKSGDRDRKEADEKKSGKTPKEESGGEGRAAGAADSEPMEVGPCGAPGSPGSPGAELNGAAEDMHSEGDTQSN, from the exons ATGTTGTCCGCCGCCCAGTTACTCGATGAATTAATGGGCAGGGACAGAAACTTAGCTCCCGATGAGAAACGATGTGACGTCCGCTGGGACCACGAGACG GTTTGCAAATACTACCTTTGTGGATTTTGTCCCGCAGAACTATTTACAAATACACGATCTGACTTGG GTCCATGTGAAAAAATCCACGATGAGAATCTGAAGAAAAT GTATGAGAAGAGCTCTCGCTTCATGAAGGACGGCTATGAGAGGGAATTCCTGCGCTACCTGCAGTCGCTCCTGGCCGAGGTGGAGAGGCGGATCCGCAGGGGCCACGCCCGCCTGGCGCTGTCGGAGACGCAGCAGGCGGCTGGG GGTTTGGGGCCGTCGGCTAAGAATGAAGAAAAAGCCCAAGTCTTGACTGAAAAGATCGAGGATCTTGTGCAACAG ATTGAGGAGCTAGGCTCAGAGGGTCGGGTGGAGGAGGCCCAGGGCATGATGAAGctggtggagcagctgaaggaCGACAGGGAGCTGCTCAGCTCCACCCCCTCTGTGAGtagctcctcctccccaccactGCTCGGCTCCACCCCCTCT GCCATTGAAAGCTTCGCTTCTCAGGAGAAGCAGATGGAGGTGTGCGAGGTGTGCGGGGCCTTCCTGATCGTGGGCGACGCCCAGTCCCGCGTGGACGACCACCTGATGGGCAAGCAGCACATGGGCTACGCCAAAATCAAGTCCACGGTCGAGGAGCTGAAA gagaAACTGCAGCGGCGGCCAGCCGAAACGGAGcgagaggagaaggggaggaaggagaaggaggaccGCGAGCgcgagagggaggagagggagaggaagcgcaaagaggaggaagagaagaaggagaaggagagagagaaggagcgggagagagagcgggcgcgGGAGAAGGAAAAAGAGCGGGATCgcgagcgggagagggagcgggaccGGGAGCGGGGACGCGACCGCGAACGGGAGCGCGAGCGGCACGGGCGGCGCAGCCACTCGCGGAGCCGCCACTCCAGCCGGCCGTCGGACCGCCGGCGGTCCCGCTCCCGAGAGCGCAAGTGGGCCCGGAGCaaagagcgggagagggagaggaaacgCAGCAG gagcagggacagggagaggaggcgcAGCCGCGACCGCTCGGAGAGGAAGCAGCGCTCCCGCAGCCGAGAGCGACGCCCGTCCCGCGGCTCGGACGGCCGCAGCCACAAGCACCGGAGCCGCAGCCGGGAACGGGACCGCGAGCGCGACAGGAAGTCCGTGGAGCGCGACAGGAAGTCCACGGAGCGCGACAGGAAGTCCGGGGACAGAG ACCGCAAAGAAGCGGACGAAAAGAAGAGCGGTAAGACGCCGAAAGAGGAGTCCGGCGGGGAGGGAAGGGCCGCCGGCGCGGCCGACTCGGAGCCGATGGAGGTGGGGCCCTGCGGGGCCCCCGGGTCCCCCGGGTCCCCCGGGGCCGAGCTGAACGGAGCGGCTGAAGACATGCATTCTGAAGGTGACACTCAGTCCAATTAA
- the LOC135242866 gene encoding luc7-like protein 3 isoform X3, with the protein MLSAAQLLDELMGRDRNLAPDEKRCDVRWDHETVCKYYLCGFCPAELFTNTRSDLGPCEKIHDENLKKMYEKSSRFMKDGYEREFLRYLQSLLAEVERRIRRGHARLALSETQQAAGGLGPSAKNEEKAQVLTEKIEDLVQQIEELGSEGRVEEAQGMMKLVEQLKDDRELLSSTPSAIESFASQEKQMEVCEVCGAFLIVGDAQSRVDDHLMGKQHMGYAKIKSTVEELKEKLQRRPAETEREEKGRKEKEDREREREERERKRKEEEEKKEKEREKERERERAREKEKERDRERERERDRERGRDRERERERHGRRSHSRSRHSSRPSDRRRSRSRERKWARSKERERERKRSRSRDRERRRSRDRSERKQRSRSRERRPSRGSDGRSHKHRSRSRERDRERDRKSVERDRKSTERDRKSGDRDRKEADEKKSGKTPKEESGGEGRAAGAADSEPMEVGPCGAPGSPGSPGAELNGAAEDMHSEGDTQSN; encoded by the exons ATGTTGTCCGCCGCCCAGTTACTCGATGAATTAATGGGCAGGGACAGAAACTTAGCTCCCGATGAGAAACGATGTGACGTCCGCTGGGACCACGAGACG GTTTGCAAATACTACCTTTGTGGATTTTGTCCCGCAGAACTATTTACAAATACACGATCTGACTTGG GTCCATGTGAAAAAATCCACGATGAGAATCTGAAGAAAAT GTATGAGAAGAGCTCTCGCTTCATGAAGGACGGCTATGAGAGGGAATTCCTGCGCTACCTGCAGTCGCTCCTGGCCGAGGTGGAGAGGCGGATCCGCAGGGGCCACGCCCGCCTGGCGCTGTCGGAGACGCAGCAGGCGGCTGGG GGTTTGGGGCCGTCGGCTAAGAATGAAGAAAAAGCCCAAGTCTTGACTGAAAAGATCGAGGATCTTGTGCAACAG ATTGAGGAGCTAGGCTCAGAGGGTCGGGTGGAGGAGGCCCAGGGCATGATGAAGctggtggagcagctgaaggaCGACAGGGAGCTGCTCAGCTCCACCCCCTCT GCCATTGAAAGCTTCGCTTCTCAGGAGAAGCAGATGGAGGTGTGCGAGGTGTGCGGGGCCTTCCTGATCGTGGGCGACGCCCAGTCCCGCGTGGACGACCACCTGATGGGCAAGCAGCACATGGGCTACGCCAAAATCAAGTCCACGGTCGAGGAGCTGAAA gagaAACTGCAGCGGCGGCCAGCCGAAACGGAGcgagaggagaaggggaggaaggagaaggaggaccGCGAGCgcgagagggaggagagggagaggaagcgcaaagaggaggaagagaagaaggagaaggagagagagaaggagcgggagagagagcgggcgcgGGAGAAGGAAAAAGAGCGGGATCgcgagcgggagagggagcgggaccGGGAGCGGGGACGCGACCGCGAACGGGAGCGCGAGCGGCACGGGCGGCGCAGCCACTCGCGGAGCCGCCACTCCAGCCGGCCGTCGGACCGCCGGCGGTCCCGCTCCCGAGAGCGCAAGTGGGCCCGGAGCaaagagcgggagagggagaggaaacgCAGCAG gagcagggacagggagaggaggcgcAGCCGCGACCGCTCGGAGAGGAAGCAGCGCTCCCGCAGCCGAGAGCGACGCCCGTCCCGCGGCTCGGACGGCCGCAGCCACAAGCACCGGAGCCGCAGCCGGGAACGGGACCGCGAGCGCGACAGGAAGTCCGTGGAGCGCGACAGGAAGTCCACGGAGCGCGACAGGAAGTCCGGGGACAGAG ACCGCAAAGAAGCGGACGAAAAGAAGAGCGGTAAGACGCCGAAAGAGGAGTCCGGCGGGGAGGGAAGGGCCGCCGGCGCGGCCGACTCGGAGCCGATGGAGGTGGGGCCCTGCGGGGCCCCCGGGTCCCCCGGGTCCCCCGGGGCCGAGCTGAACGGAGCGGCTGAAGACATGCATTCTGAAGGTGACACTCAGTCCAATTAA